CATGGAGCCCGTCGCTCTACGACATCTGTCTGCCGACCGACAAGACGTCGCTGGACGATATCGCCATGACGATCGAGCAGACCATCGCCAATCCCGTGTTCAAGCTCGCCGGTCCATCCAGGTCGGCGGTGGACGATTTCATGATCGCCGCCAACGTGGAACTCGCCCTGGTTAAAAAAGGCCATGACGTAACGGTGGAGGTCAAGGACGGGCTGGTCACCCTGACCATCAACAAGCACGTTCTGAGGCTCAATCGTCTCGAAGAGGAGCTTAAGGAAATCGCTCTGAAGGTGGAGGGCGTAACCGCGGTGGAGACCAAGGTGGGGCCGGGGTATTACCAGACCGACGTCTACCGGCGCCAGGATTTCGATGCTCCCTCGAAAATCCTGCTGGTGGACGACGAGAAAAAATATGTGCAGACCCTGTCCAAGCGTCTGATGATGAGAGAACTGGATTCCGCGGTGGTCTACGATGGCGAATCGGCGCTTAACCTGGTGAACCAGGAAGACGAGCCCGATGTGATGATCCTGGACCTCAGGATGCCCGGGATCGACGGCATCGAAGTGCTTCGCCGGGTGAAAGAGACCCATCCGGCCATCGAGGTGATCGTGCTGACCAGCCAGGGATCGGAAGCCGACAAAAAAACGTGCATGGAACTCGGCGCCTTCGCATTTTTGTCGAAATCGGTCGATATCGACGAACTGAGCAAGACCATCAAGGCGGCGAAAGAGAAAATTCAACAAAAGCGAGCAGAACAGAAGTCGAGATGAGTTTTTTGGAATCGATTAAAGAGGCCGACGGCAGGAATTCTTTTGCATTGATGCCGAAAAAGATGCAGAATAAACATCATGGGCCATCTTACCTCAACCCATTAAGCAGCCGGAGGGTGCCATGGAAACGGACAATACGATAAAAATTCTTTTGGTCGATGACGAAGTCAAATTCCTGAAGGCGGTTTCCGAACGGCTTTCCATCAAGGGATTCGACGTCACGACGGCGGACAATGGCGACGATGCAGTGGCCGCAGCTAAAAAGGGCGGCTTCGACGTGGCCGTGGTGGACCTGCAAATGCCTGGCATGGACGGCACCGAGGTCCTGAAAATTCTCAAACAGAACCATAAATTTATCGAAATTATCATGCTCACCGGACATGCAACGGTGGACTCGGCCGTTGAATGCACCAAACTCGGCGCCTTTAAATATCTGGAGAAGCCCTACGATTTCGACAAGCTGGTGGAGGCGCTCCAGGAGGCCTACGAGGCCAGGATGAAGAAAAAATTCGAGCGGCAGGAGAAAAAGATGGCCGCGATTCAGCAGCTTTCCATGCATCAGTCTCCGCTGGGGCTGCTCAAGGCCCTGGCGCGTCTGGATGATGGTGAAAAATAGCACCGCTTGAAAACGGGTAAGTTAAGACTTATTGATAGGAAGAGTGAACGCTTTAGGTGGCCGATCCCCGGCGCCGGTCGTTTGAATA
This window of the uncultured Desulfosarcina sp. genome carries:
- a CDS encoding response regulator, whose translation is MPVITVFGGSYCNEKQIVQEIGSRTGYRQLTDQDIIAEAGRLSSIPENKIERVFSDKVSVFNRLTRERERSLAYLKMALATCLADDALIICGFAGQLIPADISHVLRICLIADMTSRVATAEKELKVSSSEANRIVHRDDVKSAAWMHMLHGVFDPWSPSLYDICLPTDKTSLDDIAMTIEQTIANPVFKLAGPSRSAVDDFMIAANVELALVKKGHDVTVEVKDGLVTLTINKHVLRLNRLEEELKEIALKVEGVTAVETKVGPGYYQTDVYRRQDFDAPSKILLVDDEKKYVQTLSKRLMMRELDSAVVYDGESALNLVNQEDEPDVMILDLRMPGIDGIEVLRRVKETHPAIEVIVLTSQGSEADKKTCMELGAFAFLSKSVDIDELSKTIKAAKEKIQQKRAEQKSR
- a CDS encoding response regulator translates to METDNTIKILLVDDEVKFLKAVSERLSIKGFDVTTADNGDDAVAAAKKGGFDVAVVDLQMPGMDGTEVLKILKQNHKFIEIIMLTGHATVDSAVECTKLGAFKYLEKPYDFDKLVEALQEAYEARMKKKFERQEKKMAAIQQLSMHQSPLGLLKALARLDDGEK